One part of the Nymphaea colorata isolate Beijing-Zhang1983 chromosome 8, ASM883128v2, whole genome shotgun sequence genome encodes these proteins:
- the LOC116259282 gene encoding transcription factor BHLH133-like isoform X2, translated as MRPGLVDGSSINAGLVLSKMLENRLVLGIVLMGQHLIRDDHRISQEDYLEYLSFNSNDPIVAARYNTGDSGPMVDSSCMETTSSCYSSVCSEVDDGARGVEQFQLFSEVDDGTYCVESFGVLELKTNCNKRPYVCRDIIESPSKKHCASSSPKKPKAKSSPSKDPQSIAAKNRRERISERLKILQDLVPNGSKVDLVTMLEKAINYVKFLQLQVKVLATDEFWPSQGGKVPEVGEVKEAIDAILSSHTAAAKAMECDN; from the exons ATGAGGCCAGGATTGGTCGATGGCTCCTCCATCAACGCAGGGTTGGTTTTATCGAAAATGCTTGAGAACAGACTCGTGTTGGGAATAGTTCTGATGGGACAACACTTGATACG TGACGATCACAGGATCAGTCAAGAGGACTACTTGGAGTACCTGTCATTCAACAGCAATGATCCGATAGTCGCTGCAAGGTACAATACTGGCGATTCCGGTCCCATGGTGGACTCCAGCTGCATGGAAACAACCTCCAGTTGTTACAGTTCGGTCTGCAGCGAAGTCGATGATGGTGCTCGTGGCGTGGAGCAGTTTCAGTTGTTCTCGGAGGTTGATGATGGCACATATTGCGTCGAGAGTTTTGGTGTTTTGGAATTAAAAACCAACTGCAACAAGCGTCCCTACGTG TGTAGAGACATAATAGAATCTCCATCAAAGAAGCATTGTGCTAGCAGTTCACCAAAGAAACCAAAGGCAAAGTCATCCCCCTCCAAGGACCCGCAGAGCATTGCAGCGAAG AACCGAAGAGAAAGAATCAGTGAGAGACTGAAGATATTGCAGGATCTAGTGCCAAACGGATCAAAG GTTGATTTGGTCACCATGCTAGAGAAAGCAATCAACTATGTCAAATTTCTCCAACTTCAAGTAAAG GTTTTAGCAACAGATGAGTTCTGGCCAAGCCAAGGTGGGAAGGTACCTGAGGTAGGGGAAGTGAAGGAAGCTATCGACGCTATACTTTCTTCCCATACGGCAGCAGCCAAAGCAATGGAATGTGACAATTGA
- the LOC116259282 gene encoding transcription factor bHLH62-like isoform X1: MSSVMSNLLQDLPLLDVALLQSFPFSTEPLESTNSSPLGYPSLENQDFLPEFGSNFTACDPFSADDACFMLDAMNCSTNQSFSFDPDFSQCFYSSDDHRISQEDYLEYLSFNSNDPIVAARYNTGDSGPMVDSSCMETTSSCYSSVCSEVDDGARGVEQFQLFSEVDDGTYCVESFGVLELKTNCNKRPYVCRDIIESPSKKHCASSSPKKPKAKSSPSKDPQSIAAKNRRERISERLKILQDLVPNGSKVDLVTMLEKAINYVKFLQLQVKVLATDEFWPSQGGKVPEVGEVKEAIDAILSSHTAAAKAMECDN; this comes from the exons ATGTCGTCCGTCATGTCTAACCTCTTACAAGATTTGCCTCTTCTTGACGTGGCCCTCTTGCagagttttcctttttccaccGAACCTCTTGAGAGCACTAATAGTTCCCCACTTGGCTATCCCAGCCTGGAGAATCAGGATTTCCTACCTGAATTCGGGAGCAACTTTACTGCCTGTGATCCTTTTTCTGCAGATGATGCTTGTTTCATGCTTGACGCCATGAACTGCTCAACAAACCAGAGTTTCAGCTTCGATCCTGATTTCAGCCAGTGCTTTTATTCCAGTGACGATCACAGGATCAGTCAAGAGGACTACTTGGAGTACCTGTCATTCAACAGCAATGATCCGATAGTCGCTGCAAGGTACAATACTGGCGATTCCGGTCCCATGGTGGACTCCAGCTGCATGGAAACAACCTCCAGTTGTTACAGTTCGGTCTGCAGCGAAGTCGATGATGGTGCTCGTGGCGTGGAGCAGTTTCAGTTGTTCTCGGAGGTTGATGATGGCACATATTGCGTCGAGAGTTTTGGTGTTTTGGAATTAAAAACCAACTGCAACAAGCGTCCCTACGTG TGTAGAGACATAATAGAATCTCCATCAAAGAAGCATTGTGCTAGCAGTTCACCAAAGAAACCAAAGGCAAAGTCATCCCCCTCCAAGGACCCGCAGAGCATTGCAGCGAAG AACCGAAGAGAAAGAATCAGTGAGAGACTGAAGATATTGCAGGATCTAGTGCCAAACGGATCAAAG GTTGATTTGGTCACCATGCTAGAGAAAGCAATCAACTATGTCAAATTTCTCCAACTTCAAGTAAAG GTTTTAGCAACAGATGAGTTCTGGCCAAGCCAAGGTGGGAAGGTACCTGAGGTAGGGGAAGTGAAGGAAGCTATCGACGCTATACTTTCTTCCCATACGGCAGCAGCCAAAGCAATGGAATGTGACAATTGA
- the LOC116259282 gene encoding transcription factor BHLH133-like isoform X3: MLDAMNCSTNQSFSFDPDFSQCFYSSDDHRISQEDYLEYLSFNSNDPIVAARYNTGDSGPMVDSSCMETTSSCYSSVCSEVDDGARGVEQFQLFSEVDDGTYCVESFGVLELKTNCNKRPYVCRDIIESPSKKHCASSSPKKPKAKSSPSKDPQSIAAKNRRERISERLKILQDLVPNGSKVDLVTMLEKAINYVKFLQLQVKVLATDEFWPSQGGKVPEVGEVKEAIDAILSSHTAAAKAMECDN, from the exons ATGCTTGACGCCATGAACTGCTCAACAAACCAGAGTTTCAGCTTCGATCCTGATTTCAGCCAGTGCTTTTATTCCAGTGACGATCACAGGATCAGTCAAGAGGACTACTTGGAGTACCTGTCATTCAACAGCAATGATCCGATAGTCGCTGCAAGGTACAATACTGGCGATTCCGGTCCCATGGTGGACTCCAGCTGCATGGAAACAACCTCCAGTTGTTACAGTTCGGTCTGCAGCGAAGTCGATGATGGTGCTCGTGGCGTGGAGCAGTTTCAGTTGTTCTCGGAGGTTGATGATGGCACATATTGCGTCGAGAGTTTTGGTGTTTTGGAATTAAAAACCAACTGCAACAAGCGTCCCTACGTG TGTAGAGACATAATAGAATCTCCATCAAAGAAGCATTGTGCTAGCAGTTCACCAAAGAAACCAAAGGCAAAGTCATCCCCCTCCAAGGACCCGCAGAGCATTGCAGCGAAG AACCGAAGAGAAAGAATCAGTGAGAGACTGAAGATATTGCAGGATCTAGTGCCAAACGGATCAAAG GTTGATTTGGTCACCATGCTAGAGAAAGCAATCAACTATGTCAAATTTCTCCAACTTCAAGTAAAG GTTTTAGCAACAGATGAGTTCTGGCCAAGCCAAGGTGGGAAGGTACCTGAGGTAGGGGAAGTGAAGGAAGCTATCGACGCTATACTTTCTTCCCATACGGCAGCAGCCAAAGCAATGGAATGTGACAATTGA
- the LOC116259282 gene encoding putative transcription factor bHLH086 isoform X4 encodes MVDSSCMETTSSCYSSVCSEVDDGARGVEQFQLFSEVDDGTYCVESFGVLELKTNCNKRPYVCRDIIESPSKKHCASSSPKKPKAKSSPSKDPQSIAAKNRRERISERLKILQDLVPNGSKVDLVTMLEKAINYVKFLQLQVKVLATDEFWPSQGGKVPEVGEVKEAIDAILSSHTAAAKAMECDN; translated from the exons ATGGTGGACTCCAGCTGCATGGAAACAACCTCCAGTTGTTACAGTTCGGTCTGCAGCGAAGTCGATGATGGTGCTCGTGGCGTGGAGCAGTTTCAGTTGTTCTCGGAGGTTGATGATGGCACATATTGCGTCGAGAGTTTTGGTGTTTTGGAATTAAAAACCAACTGCAACAAGCGTCCCTACGTG TGTAGAGACATAATAGAATCTCCATCAAAGAAGCATTGTGCTAGCAGTTCACCAAAGAAACCAAAGGCAAAGTCATCCCCCTCCAAGGACCCGCAGAGCATTGCAGCGAAG AACCGAAGAGAAAGAATCAGTGAGAGACTGAAGATATTGCAGGATCTAGTGCCAAACGGATCAAAG GTTGATTTGGTCACCATGCTAGAGAAAGCAATCAACTATGTCAAATTTCTCCAACTTCAAGTAAAG GTTTTAGCAACAGATGAGTTCTGGCCAAGCCAAGGTGGGAAGGTACCTGAGGTAGGGGAAGTGAAGGAAGCTATCGACGCTATACTTTCTTCCCATACGGCAGCAGCCAAAGCAATGGAATGTGACAATTGA
- the LOC116258895 gene encoding auxin efflux carrier component 4-like produces MYIYRQADKEHPLYSSCYSLSSTVPSIVALFLDFFLWQVIWKRGRRGKLKMITWRDLYTVLTAVVPLYVAMILAYGSVRWWKIFSPDQCSGINRFVAVFAVPLLSFHFISTNNPYAMNLRFIAADTLQKTIILAFLALWSNLSARGNIDWSITIFSLSTLPNTLVMGIPLLIAMYGEYSGSLMVQIVVLQCIIWYTILLFLFEYRGAKILIMEQFPETAASIVSFKVDSDVVSLDGREFLQTEAEVGDDGKLHVTVRKSTSSRSVVLSPSRRSMGFSTFTPRPSNLTGAEIYSLHSTPRGSSFNPADLYSGMGGGGGGSAHPRYSNFGQAEMYSLPTPRPSNFDEQHGLNPSNLGFPGAAGNHYGHAGKGFSSFPPDALGHTNNNFPSISGAIADNSGSSGKVQKRSGYEQPQVRSPQRSRPSNHDAKELHMFVWSSSASPASEVSGLHVLVGQDFNGTEHKSGGGDLGAKEIRMLIPDHHSPNGAHREHEDFAVENFSFKRGSTPAEGEETFSVPRDGPVFCKLGSNSAAALHPTLEEEGSKANKQMPPASVMTRLILIMVWRKLIRNPNTYSSLIGVIWSLIAFRWHVSMPKIVGKSISILSDAGLGMAMFSLGLFMALQPRIIACGNSAAAFAMAVRFLTGPAVMAAASMIVGLRGSLLHVAIVQAALPQGIVPFVFAKEYNVHPAILSTAVIFGMLIALPITLVYYILLGL; encoded by the exons atgtatatatatagacaggCAGACAAAGAGCACCCTCTCTACTCCTCCTgttactctctctcttccactgTGCCCAGTATTGTCGCCCTCTTTCTCGATTTCTTCCTTTGGCAGGTGATTTGGAAGCGAGGAAGGAGGGGAAAGTTGAAGATGATCACGTGGAGAGATCTGTACACGGTGCTGACGGCGGTGGTGCCGCTGTACGTGGCGATGATCCTGGCCTACGGCTCGGTGAGGTGGTGGAAGATCTTCTCGCCGGATCAGTGCTCCGGCATCAACCGCTTCGTCGCCGTCTTTGCAGTGCCGCTGCTCTCCTTCCACTTCATCTCCACTAACAACCCCTACGCCATGAACCTGCGATTCATCGCCGCCGACACCCTGCAGAAAACCATCATCCTTGCCTTCCTCGCCCTCTGGTCCAATCTCTCTGCACGCGGCAACATAGACTGGTCCATCACCATCTTCTCCCTCTCCACGCTCCCCAACACCCTGGTGATGGGCATCCCCCTCCTGATCGCCATGTACGGCGAGTACTCCGGCAGCCTCATGGTCCAGATCGTCGTCCTCCAGTGCATCATCTGGTACACCATCCTCCTTTTCCTCTTCGAGTATCGGGGCGCCAAAATTCTGATCATGGAACAGTTCCCGGAGACCGCGGCCTCCATCGTCTCCTTCAAGGTCGACTCCGACGTCGTCTCGCTTGATGGCCGGGAGTTCCTGCAGACGGAGGCCGAGGTCGGCGACGACGGCAAGCTTCACGTCACAGTTCGGAAGTCGACGTCGTCGCGGTCGGTCGTGCTCTCGCCTTCCCGTCGGTCCATGGGCTTCTCCACGTTCACTCCGCGGCCATCGAACCTCACCGGCGCCGAGATCTACAGCCTGCACTCCACTCCCCGTGGCTCCAGCTTCAACCCTGCTGATTTGTACTCCGGCATGGGGGGCGGCGGTGGGGGTAGTGCACATCCCCGCTACTCCAATTTCGGCCAGGCGGAGATGTACTCGCTGCCCACTCCGCGGCCGTCGAACTTCGACGAGCAGCACGGCCTGAATCCCTCAAACCTTGGCTTCCCAGGCGCCGCCGGAAACCACTACGGCCACGCAGGGAAAGGCTTCTCTTCCTTCCCGCCAGACGCCTTAGGCCATACCAACAATAATTTTCCCTCCATTTCCGGCGCAATTGCGGATAATTCGGGGTCGTCCGGGAAGGTTCAGAAGAGGAGCGGCTACGAGCAGCCGCAGGTCAGGTCTCCTCAGAGAAGCCGGCCGTCGAACCATGACGCCAAGGAGCTTCACATGTTCGTCTGGAGCTCAAGCGCTTCGCCGGCGTCGGAAGTCAGCGGACTACACGTGCTCGTCGGGCAGGATTTCAACGGTACCGAGCATAAATCCGGCGGTGGCGATCTTGGTGCTAAGGAGATCCGCATGTTGATTCCAGACCACCACTCACCAAATGGTGCACACAGAG AGCATGAGGATTTTGCCGTTGAGAATTTCAGCTTTAAGCGAGGGTCGACGCCGGCGGAAGGAGAGGAAACATTCTCCGTCCCCAGGGACGGACCGGTGTTCTGCAAACTGGGCTCCAACTCCGCGGCGGCGCTCCATCCGACGCTGGAGGAGGAGGGTTCCAAGGCCAACAAGCAGATGCCGCCTGCCAGCGTCATGACCAGGCTCATCCTGATCATGGTGTGGAGGAAACTCATCCGCAATCCAAACACTTACTCCAGTCTCATTGGTGTTATCTGGTCACTTATTGCGTTTAG GTGGCACGTGTCAATGCCTAAAATAGTTGGAAAATCCATTTCCATACTGTCAGACGCAGGTCTGGGGATGGCCATGTTCAGTTTGG GACTGTTCATGGCTCTGCAACCGAGGATCATCGCCTGCGGAAACTCAGCGGCGGCATTTGCCATGGCCGTCAGGTTCCTCACTGGCCCTGCGGTAATGGCCGCCGCCTCCATGATCGTTGGTCTCCGTGGTTCTCTACTTCACGTTGCCATCGTTCAG GCTGCTCTTCCTCAAGGCATCGTTCCTTTTGTGTTTGCTAAAGAATACAATGTTCATCCAGCAATCCTGAGTACAGC AGTCATATTCGGGATGCTGATTGCTTTACCAATCACTCTCGTCTACTACATACTCTTGGGGTTGTAA